In Zea mays cultivar B73 chromosome 7, Zm-B73-REFERENCE-NAM-5.0, whole genome shotgun sequence, the following proteins share a genomic window:
- the LOC100279535 gene encoding glycolate oxidase 1: MGEITNVMEYQAIAKQKLPKMAYDYYASGAEDEWTLQENREAFSRILFRPRILIDVSKIDMTTTVLGFKISMPIMVAPTAMQKMAHPDGENATARAAAAAGTIMTLSSWATSSVEEVASTGPGIRFFQLYVYKDRKVVEQLVRRAERAGFKAIALTVDTPRLGRREADIKNRFVLPPHLTLKNFEGLDLGKMDQAADSGLASYVAGQVDRTLSWKDVKWLQTITTLPILVKGVLTAEDTRLAVANGAAGIIVSNHGARQLDYVPATISALEEVVKAARGQLPVFVDGGVRRGTDVFKALALGAAGVFVGRPVVFSLAAAGEAGVSNVLRMLRDEFELTMALSGCTSLAEITRKHIITESDKLSAIPSRL, translated from the exons ATGGGGGAGATCACCAATGTCATGGAGTACCAGGCCATCGCCAAGCAGAAGCTTCCGAAGATGGCCTACGACTACTACGCGTCCGGCGCCGAGGACGAGTGGACGCTGCAGGAGAACAGGGAGGCCTTCTCCAGGATCTT GTTCCGTCCGCGCATACTGATCGACGTGTCCAAGATCGACATGACCACCACCGTGCTGGGGTTCAAGATCTCCATGCCCATCATGGTCGCCCCCACTGCTATGCAGAAGATGGCTCACCCAGATG GGGAGAACGCCACTGCGCGCGCGGCGGCTGCGGCAGGCACCATAATG ACACTGTCGTCCTGGGCAACTTCAAGCGTCGAGGAGGTTGCCTCGACCGGGCCAGGGATCCGCTTCTTCCAGCTATAC GTCTACAAGGACAGGAAGGTGGTGGAGCAGCTGGTGAGGCGAGCTGAAAGGGCTGGGTTCAAGGCCATCGCGCTCACCGTCGACACGCCGCGCCTTGGCCGCAGGGAAGCTGACATCAAGAACAG ATTTGTCCTGCCACCACACCTGACGCTCAAGAACTTCGAAGGTCTGGACCTCGGCAAAATGGACCAG GCTGCTGATTCAGGGCTGGCTTCCtatgtcgccggccaagtcgaccgCACCCTGAGCTGGAAAGACGTCAAGTGGTTGCAGACCATCACCACGCTGCCGATCCTCGTCAAGGGAGTGCTCACCGCTGAAGACA CGAGGCTTGCGGTGGCGAACGGCGCGGCGGGGATCATCGTGTCGAACCACGGCGCGCGGCAGCTGGACTACGTGCCGGCGACCATCAGCGCGCTGGAGGAGGTCGTGAAGGCCGCCCGGGGCCAGCTCCCCGTGTTCGTCGACGGCGGCGTCCGCCGCGGCACCGACGTCTTCAAGGCGCTCGCGCTCGGCGCCGCCGGCGTATTC GTCGGGAGGCCGGTGGTGTTCTCCCTGGCGGCGGCGGGCGAGGCCGGCGTGTCCAACGTCCTGCGCATGCTGCGGGACGAGTTCGAGCTCACCATGGCGCTCAGCGGCTGCACCTCCCTCGCCGAAATCACCCGCAAGCACATCATCACCGAGTCCGACAAGCTCAGCGCCATCCCGTCGCGCTTGTAG